One genomic region from Chrysemys picta bellii isolate R12L10 chromosome 18, ASM1138683v2, whole genome shotgun sequence encodes:
- the LOC135976461 gene encoding uncharacterized protein LOC135976461 isoform X1, with product MQSSPAVMAVQSGNRKRAPAWTDREVLDLIAVWGDESVLSELRSKRRNAKIYEKISKDMAERGYSRDATQCRVKIKELRQGYQKTKEANGRSGSHPQTSRFYEALHSILGAAATTTPPVTVDSEDGILSTAGSSDMLGDGEDEEGDEEGEAVGSSHNADFPDSQDLFITLTEIPYEASPAITPDTESGEGSATPSATVSQPSLESHSQRLARIRRRKKRTREDMFSELMASSQAQAAQQTQWRENLTRMHQANMDREERWRQEDQQATQTLLGLLREQTDTLRRLVDVLQERRQEDRAPLQSISNRPPPPPSPIPTSPKVQRRRGGRVPANSHSTPAESSSSRRLSFPKI from the exons atgcagagctctccagcagtgatggccgtgcagtctgggaatagaaagagagccccagcatggactgatcgtgaagtcttggatctcatcgctgtgtggggcgatgagtccgtgctttccgagctgcgatccaaaagaaggaatgcaaagatctacgagaagatctctaaagacatggcagagagaggatacagccgggatgcaacgcagtgccgcgtgaaaatcaaggagctgagacaaggctaccagaagaccaaagaggcaaacggacgctccggatcccatccccagacatcccgtttctacgaggcactgcattccatcctcggtgctgccgccaccactaccccaccagtgaccgtggactctgaggatgggatactgtccacggccggttcctcagacatgttaggggacggggaagatgaggaaggagatgaggagggcgaggcagttggcagctctcacaacgctgatttccccgacagccaggatctcttcatcacccttacagagatcccctacgaagcgtccccagccattaccccggacacagaatctggtgaaggatcagcca ccccgtctgcgactgtctcacaacctagcctggaatcacactcccagaggctagcgcggattaggcgtaggaagaagaggacacgggaggacatgttctctgagcttatggcctcttcccaagcccaggcagcacagcagacccagtggcgggagaacttgacccgaatgcaccaagccaacatggatcgggaggagaggtggcggcaggaagaccagcaggcgactcaaacgctgcttggactactgagggagcaaacggacacgctccggcgccttgtggatgttctgcaggaacggaggcaggaggacagagccccgctgcagtccatctctaaccgccctcccccgccaccaagtcccatacccacctcacccaaagtgcaaagaaggagaggcggcagagtccctgctaactctcactccacccctgcagagagctctagtagcagaaggctctcatttcccaaaatttga
- the LOC135976461 gene encoding myb/SANT-like DNA-binding domain-containing protein 2 isoform X2, translated as MQSSPAVMAVQSGNRKRAPAWTDREVLDLIAVWGDESVLSELRSKRRNAKIYEKISKDMAERGYSRDATQCRVKIKELRQGYQKTKEANGRSGSHPQTSRFYEALHSILGAAATTTPPVTVDSEDGILSTAGSSDMLGDGEDEEGDEEGEAVGSSHNADFPDSQDLFITLTEIPYEASPAITPDTESGEGSATTVKCGLYVRG; from the exons atgcagagctctccagcagtgatggccgtgcagtctgggaatagaaagagagccccagcatggactgatcgtgaagtcttggatctcatcgctgtgtggggcgatgagtccgtgctttccgagctgcgatccaaaagaaggaatgcaaagatctacgagaagatctctaaagacatggcagagagaggatacagccgggatgcaacgcagtgccgcgtgaaaatcaaggagctgagacaaggctaccagaagaccaaagaggcaaacggacgctccggatcccatccccagacatcccgtttctacgaggcactgcattccatcctcggtgctgccgccaccactaccccaccagtgaccgtggactctgaggatgggatactgtccacggccggttcctcagacatgttaggggacggggaagatgaggaaggagatgaggagggcgaggcagttggcagctctcacaacgctgatttccccgacagccaggatctcttcatcacccttacagagatcccctacgaagcgtccccagccattaccccggacacagaatctggtgaaggatcagcca ctacagtaaaatgcggtctatatgtgcggggatag